One Actinospica robiniae DSM 44927 genomic region harbors:
- a CDS encoding helix-turn-helix domain-containing protein: MARKEKPVDPGGGPLAEFARDLRALRAEAGNMTYRALAKRAGYSASTLSIAASGTMLPSLDVTLAYAQACGGDSEAWRARWHQVAEQFAELVNDRLPTYEGKPVGLSLDRARLGVFSPVDGADSGPRRGMRALIASVIAGAVVLLVCVGGFRLAGALRPRPVSSTASSYGLPARVTVSTIPVSTAATGAVLGAESSCGSSGTPRPEGSTLPASLPGDVQHLPGEFGPGSLAGGPLLPASFGSQLAGPPAVAAVAGSLVDVTGAGYIDPRQTDNGGEPYMYVTIGTPKPGQCWELLAYDTLAIAAGRGDVGDISTVDPGPHLSAAHVVLECGQVLMVTDICAWAGPGPAGRQPVFGLVRVIPGFDNTSRLKSGAMLTFVDQVYATLSAT, from the coding sequence CGTACCGGGCGCTCGCCAAGCGCGCCGGCTATTCCGCCAGCACGCTGTCCATCGCTGCTTCGGGAACGATGCTGCCCTCTTTGGACGTGACGCTCGCCTACGCGCAGGCGTGCGGCGGGGATTCCGAGGCATGGCGGGCCCGCTGGCATCAGGTGGCGGAGCAGTTTGCCGAGCTGGTCAACGACCGCCTCCCGACGTACGAGGGCAAGCCGGTGGGACTGTCGCTCGACCGTGCTCGGCTCGGGGTGTTCTCGCCCGTGGACGGCGCGGATTCCGGCCCGCGCCGCGGGATGCGGGCCTTGATCGCCTCCGTGATCGCGGGTGCGGTCGTGCTCCTGGTGTGCGTGGGCGGATTCCGGCTCGCCGGTGCCCTTCGCCCGCGCCCGGTCTCCTCGACCGCCTCCTCATACGGCCTCCCGGCGCGAGTGACCGTGAGCACGATCCCGGTCAGCACCGCGGCCACGGGCGCCGTCCTGGGCGCGGAATCCTCCTGCGGCTCGAGCGGAACGCCTCGGCCTGAGGGTTCGACGCTCCCCGCCTCGCTGCCCGGCGACGTCCAGCACCTGCCGGGCGAGTTCGGCCCGGGGTCGCTGGCTGGTGGGCCCCTGCTGCCGGCGAGCTTCGGGTCGCAGCTGGCCGGCCCTCCGGCGGTCGCCGCAGTGGCGGGCAGCCTCGTGGATGTCACCGGCGCCGGGTACATCGACCCGAGGCAGACCGATAACGGTGGTGAGCCGTACATGTACGTCACCATCGGTACGCCGAAGCCCGGCCAGTGCTGGGAGCTGCTCGCCTACGACACCCTCGCGATCGCGGCCGGACGGGGAGACGTCGGCGATATCAGCACCGTGGATCCCGGCCCGCACCTGTCCGCGGCGCACGTCGTGCTCGAGTGCGGCCAGGTCCTGATGGTGACGGACATCTGCGCGTGGGCCGGACCGGGGCCAGCCGGCCGGCAACCGGTGTTCGGCCTCGTCAGGGTGATACCAGGCTTCGACAACACGTCCCGGCTCAAGAGCGGGGCCATGCTGACCTTCGTGGACCAGGTGTATGCCACTCTCAGTGCAACGTGA
- a CDS encoding NADP-dependent oxidoreductase — protein sequence MKAIVATDPAAEAAGIKLVERPEPTPAINDVVVEVHASGFVPAEWEWPSTWVDRSGHERAQAIIGHEFAGVVTSLGYGTTGLSLGQRVFGITDWHRDGTLAEYAAVEARNLAPLPGNVEFTVGASLPISGLTAWQGLLQHGRLRAGQAVLAHGAAGAVGSVVTQLAREFGAYVIGTGRAADRQAALDFGANEFLALDDEDLEDIGGVDLVFDVIGGDVQRRSASIIRPGGTLVSVVGPAETRPVDGLAVDFVVESVPSQLAEITDRVRDGRLRTHIGTVANLDDAIPAFNPTERRKGKTVIRVRP from the coding sequence GTGAAGGCGATCGTCGCGACCGATCCGGCGGCGGAAGCGGCCGGTATCAAGCTGGTGGAGCGACCTGAGCCGACGCCGGCGATCAACGACGTCGTCGTCGAAGTCCATGCGTCGGGCTTCGTCCCCGCGGAGTGGGAGTGGCCCTCGACGTGGGTCGACCGCTCCGGTCACGAGCGGGCCCAGGCGATCATCGGCCACGAGTTCGCCGGAGTGGTCACCTCCCTCGGCTACGGCACGACGGGACTCTCGCTAGGGCAGCGGGTGTTCGGGATCACGGACTGGCACCGCGATGGAACCCTGGCCGAGTACGCGGCCGTGGAGGCACGCAACCTCGCGCCGCTGCCAGGCAACGTCGAGTTCACGGTCGGTGCGAGCCTGCCGATCTCCGGCTTGACCGCATGGCAGGGCCTGCTCCAGCACGGTCGCCTACGGGCGGGGCAGGCCGTCCTCGCGCACGGCGCCGCCGGGGCGGTCGGGTCCGTGGTGACGCAGCTCGCCCGGGAGTTCGGCGCCTATGTCATCGGTACCGGGCGGGCGGCGGACCGCCAGGCGGCGCTCGACTTCGGCGCGAACGAGTTCCTCGCCCTCGACGACGAAGACCTCGAAGACATCGGCGGGGTCGACCTGGTCTTCGACGTGATCGGCGGTGACGTCCAGAGGCGCTCGGCAAGCATCATCCGGCCCGGCGGGACCCTGGTGTCAGTAGTCGGGCCCGCCGAGACACGCCCCGTCGACGGTCTCGCGGTCGACTTCGTCGTCGAGTCCGTTCCGAGTCAGCTGGCGGAGATCACCGATCGGGTGCGCGACGGGCGCCTTCGCACCCACATCGGAACCGTCGCGAACCTCGACGACGCCATCCCCGCGTTCAACCCGACCGAGCGACGCAAAGGCAAGACCGTCATCCGCGTGCGCCCCTGA
- a CDS encoding YhjD/YihY/BrkB family envelope integrity protein: MNRAEIVVRRFDRFQQNHGPVGLPFAIVQKFGNDQAGGKATIIAYYGLFALFPLLLLFSTVLGFVVGGNPGLEHRLVNSALANFPIIGTQLRSSAHPLRGNALALVVGVAGAIYGAQGVGQAAQNAMNTVWNVPFKQWPGFVGRRVRGFAILVVLGIGILVSTTLIGFAPRAPLGSALTWAVSALVNFGVFLAAFTMLTAAAVRVRDVLVGAVFATVFWEVLQAAGGIYVRYVISHATDVSGFFAIVIGLLSWLYMGARLTLLAAEINVVLRYRLWPRSMTQPPFSAPDKTAFVLLAKMEERRPEQTVEVTFNAEADRQPLDEPAVPEPARTDGARPADVAPAAGAHPPGDSVRDACQAGLDRLRQTVARLRADAVQLVTAAPDQVREAGLAARREDLLEAVLAAARAGVARDAIAAECGLDAGEVEALLCADGRRHHPRQT, translated from the coding sequence ATGAATCGCGCGGAGATCGTTGTGCGCCGGTTCGACCGGTTTCAACAGAACCACGGCCCGGTCGGGCTGCCGTTCGCGATCGTCCAGAAGTTCGGCAATGACCAGGCCGGCGGCAAGGCCACCATCATCGCCTACTACGGCCTGTTCGCCTTGTTCCCCCTGCTCCTGCTCTTCTCCACGGTTCTCGGCTTCGTCGTGGGTGGAAACCCGGGGCTTGAGCACCGACTGGTGAACTCGGCCCTGGCCAATTTCCCGATCATCGGCACCCAGCTGCGCAGTTCGGCGCACCCGCTACGCGGCAACGCGCTCGCCCTGGTGGTGGGCGTCGCCGGCGCCATCTACGGGGCGCAGGGGGTGGGCCAGGCGGCGCAGAACGCGATGAACACGGTGTGGAATGTGCCGTTCAAGCAGTGGCCGGGGTTCGTGGGCCGGCGCGTTCGCGGCTTCGCGATCTTGGTGGTGCTCGGGATCGGGATCCTCGTGTCGACCACGCTGATCGGGTTCGCGCCGCGCGCGCCGCTGGGATCGGCCTTAACCTGGGCGGTCTCGGCGCTGGTCAACTTCGGCGTGTTCCTCGCGGCGTTCACGATGCTGACCGCGGCCGCAGTGCGAGTACGGGACGTGTTGGTCGGAGCGGTGTTCGCGACGGTTTTCTGGGAGGTACTGCAGGCAGCGGGCGGAATCTACGTCCGTTACGTGATCAGTCATGCGACGGATGTGTCGGGGTTCTTCGCGATCGTGATCGGCCTGCTGTCCTGGCTGTACATGGGCGCGCGCCTCACCCTGCTGGCGGCCGAGATCAACGTGGTGCTGCGCTACCGGTTGTGGCCTCGCTCGATGACGCAGCCGCCGTTCAGCGCGCCGGACAAGACCGCGTTCGTGCTGCTGGCGAAGATGGAGGAGCGCCGCCCCGAGCAGACGGTGGAGGTGACTTTCAACGCTGAGGCGGATCGCCAGCCGCTGGACGAACCCGCTGTGCCCGAACCCGCGCGCACGGATGGAGCGCGCCCTGCGGATGTTGCCCCGGCTGCGGGCGCGCACCCGCCGGGCGACTCGGTCCGGGACGCGTGCCAGGCCGGGCTGGACCGGCTGCGCCAAACGGTGGCGCGGCTAAGGGCCGATGCCGTACAGCTGGTCACCGCCGCCCCGGACCAGGTGCGCGAGGCCGGCCTCGCCGCCCGCCGCGAGGATCTGCTTGAGGCCGTGCTGGCCGCTGCGCGGGCGGGCGTCGCGCGCGATGCCATCGCGGCCGAGTGCGGGCTGGACGCCGGGGAGGTGGAAGCGCTTCTCTGCGCCGACGGACGACGCCACCACCCGCGACAGACGTGA
- a CDS encoding site-specific integrase — MLVQRVVSPATRLESWTVLGGDGLPVGPVERYLAYLTDIERSPNTVKAYAHDLKDYFVFLGQHGLDWREVRLEDIGEFVAWLRRPPRMRGRNIAVLPSVTAHCSESTVNRKLAALSAFYQHAARQGVDLGELLVTWQPARARRGSWKPFLHHVNPGAPVARRTIAMKAPKKLPRVLTVAEAQAVLDGCTRLRDRFLFAVLHETGVRIGEALGLRHEDVAAAERELVVVPRHNDNGARTKSRQSRTVPVSAQLVRLYADYLHGEYGDLDSDYVFVNLWGEPVGRPLAYGAVYDLVRRLRRSLGIDFDPHWFRHGAATRMLRDGVPIEVVSTILGHADLSTTLDVYGHLTAEDARRALEAAGWFAGREVRL; from the coding sequence ATGCTTGTTCAACGTGTCGTGTCGCCGGCTACGCGGCTGGAGTCCTGGACGGTGCTCGGGGGCGACGGGCTTCCGGTCGGGCCGGTCGAGCGGTATCTGGCCTACCTGACTGATATCGAGCGGTCGCCGAACACCGTCAAGGCGTACGCGCACGATCTGAAGGACTATTTCGTCTTCCTCGGACAGCACGGGCTGGATTGGCGGGAGGTGCGGCTGGAGGACATCGGCGAGTTCGTAGCCTGGCTGCGCAGGCCGCCGCGGATGCGCGGCCGGAACATAGCGGTGCTTCCGTCGGTGACCGCGCACTGCTCAGAGTCGACGGTGAACCGGAAGCTGGCGGCGTTGTCTGCGTTCTACCAGCATGCGGCCCGTCAGGGCGTGGACCTGGGTGAGTTGCTGGTCACCTGGCAGCCGGCCCGGGCCCGGCGGGGTTCGTGGAAGCCGTTCCTGCACCATGTCAATCCTGGTGCTCCGGTGGCGCGGCGCACGATCGCGATGAAGGCGCCGAAGAAGCTGCCGCGTGTGCTGACCGTGGCGGAGGCGCAGGCGGTGCTGGATGGCTGCACCCGGCTGCGGGACCGGTTCTTGTTCGCGGTGCTGCACGAGACCGGGGTTCGGATCGGCGAGGCGCTCGGGCTGCGGCATGAGGACGTCGCCGCCGCCGAGCGGGAGCTGGTGGTGGTTCCCAGGCACAACGACAACGGCGCCCGCACCAAGTCCCGGCAGTCGCGCACCGTTCCGGTCAGCGCGCAGTTGGTCCGGCTCTACGCCGACTACCTGCACGGCGAGTACGGGGATCTGGACAGCGACTACGTGTTCGTGAATCTGTGGGGTGAACCGGTCGGGCGGCCGCTGGCCTACGGGGCGGTCTACGACCTGGTCCGAAGGCTGCGCCGGTCGCTCGGGATCGATTTCGACCCGCACTGGTTCCGGCACGGGGCGGCCACCCGCATGCTGCGCGACGGTGTGCCGATCGAGGTGGTCTCGACGATCCTCGGCCATGCGGACCTGAGTACGACCCTGGACGTCTACGGCCATCTCACAGCCGAGGATGCCCGGCGGGCCCTGGAGGCTGCGGGCTGGTTCGCCGGCCGTGAGGTACGGCTGTGA
- a CDS encoding tyrosine-type recombinase/integrase codes for MSGEAMPGPAPDEPGWRYPPGLSEMLVAAVRIEFRAAVLVIDPADPVFGGVPCLVGTCRRAARVHELCSAHFQRWAALGRPEKSAWVQAADAAVRGDGRVKSCAVPGCGFGRNSTGLCVMHIKAWRRAGGPETESWIGSGVVAVSSARYGICRLAGCELWAAKTGLCVSHAQRWRQAGRPDVEAFVAAHAATPAHCETIDLLILPPRLRLEVQYALQQRHDEQKAPLIPKHARHAINVLAASGMVSLLEYPEERWRERVNSLPGMRRKASGPFLSYARRQVENLLYGTGWEVEFDRDVWRLKNLGIEDCGRATLRFGAIGQDQFKTLAKRWVRWRLSAGSSLSNADIGLRALIRFTEFLARAEPGIERLGQLSRAVLERYLADIASQSEYRRQRAIGQLGIFLTDVRRHRWDETLPADVVFYREDIPRRAKQLPRALAEYVMAQLEDPANLDRWTEPAYRLITLILMRCGLRINDATRVMFECIVHDADGAPYLRYTNHKMKREALVPIDEELEHDIRDQQRRVLERWPGGVPVLFPRKLKNIHGRQPMRGDTYRQVLDLWLERCQVRDANGAAVHLTPHQWRHTLGTRLINRDVPQEVVRRILDHDSHEMTAHYARLHDTTIRRHWEAARKVNIGGEQVVLDPDGPLAEAAWAKQRVGRASQALPNGYCSLPVVKTCPHANSCLTCPMFVTTAEFLPQHRRQRTEVLQIIAAAEARGQQRLVEMNRQVLTNLENIITSLDEDADENDARGQIADAS; via the coding sequence GTGAGCGGCGAGGCGATGCCCGGACCCGCGCCGGACGAGCCGGGCTGGCGCTATCCGCCGGGGCTCAGCGAGATGCTGGTGGCGGCGGTGCGCATCGAGTTCCGCGCTGCGGTGTTGGTCATCGACCCGGCCGATCCGGTGTTCGGGGGCGTGCCGTGCCTGGTCGGTACGTGTCGGCGGGCCGCGCGGGTGCACGAGTTGTGCAGCGCTCATTTCCAGCGCTGGGCCGCGCTCGGGCGGCCGGAGAAGTCGGCCTGGGTCCAGGCGGCCGATGCCGCGGTCCGCGGCGACGGCCGGGTGAAGTCCTGCGCGGTGCCGGGATGCGGTTTCGGACGCAACAGCACAGGGCTCTGTGTCATGCACATCAAGGCATGGCGCCGCGCCGGCGGCCCGGAGACCGAGTCGTGGATCGGCTCGGGTGTCGTTGCCGTATCGAGCGCACGCTACGGGATCTGCCGCCTGGCCGGCTGCGAACTGTGGGCGGCGAAGACAGGGCTGTGCGTTTCGCACGCCCAGCGGTGGCGCCAGGCCGGCCGCCCGGACGTCGAGGCGTTCGTCGCTGCCCACGCCGCGACCCCGGCGCACTGCGAGACGATAGACCTGCTAATCCTGCCGCCCCGGCTCCGCCTGGAGGTCCAGTACGCGCTCCAGCAGCGTCATGACGAGCAGAAGGCGCCGCTGATCCCGAAGCACGCCCGGCACGCGATCAACGTGCTGGCCGCCTCGGGGATGGTCTCGCTGCTGGAGTACCCCGAGGAGCGGTGGCGCGAGCGCGTGAACTCTCTGCCCGGCATGCGGCGCAAGGCCTCCGGACCGTTCCTGTCCTACGCCCGGCGGCAGGTGGAGAACCTGCTCTACGGCACCGGCTGGGAGGTCGAGTTCGACCGGGACGTGTGGCGGCTGAAGAATCTGGGAATCGAGGACTGCGGCCGGGCCACCCTGCGGTTCGGCGCGATCGGACAGGACCAGTTCAAGACGCTCGCCAAGCGCTGGGTCCGCTGGCGGCTGTCGGCCGGAAGTAGCCTGAGCAACGCGGACATCGGTCTGCGGGCCCTGATCCGGTTCACCGAGTTCCTTGCCCGCGCCGAACCCGGAATCGAACGCCTCGGCCAGCTCAGCCGGGCCGTGCTGGAACGCTACCTCGCCGACATCGCCTCGCAAAGCGAGTACCGGCGCCAGCGCGCGATCGGACAGCTGGGCATTTTCCTTACCGATGTTCGCCGCCACCGCTGGGACGAGACGCTGCCGGCCGATGTCGTCTTCTACCGCGAGGACATCCCGCGCCGGGCCAAGCAGTTGCCTCGCGCGCTGGCTGAGTACGTGATGGCGCAGTTGGAAGACCCCGCCAACCTCGACCGTTGGACCGAGCCCGCCTACCGGCTGATCACGCTGATCCTGATGCGCTGCGGCCTGCGGATCAACGACGCCACCCGCGTCATGTTCGAGTGCATCGTCCACGACGCCGATGGCGCCCCCTACCTGCGCTACACCAACCACAAGATGAAGCGCGAGGCCCTGGTCCCCATCGATGAGGAACTCGAACACGACATCCGCGACCAGCAGCGCCGTGTGCTGGAACGCTGGCCCGGCGGTGTGCCGGTGCTCTTCCCACGCAAGCTGAAGAACATCCACGGGCGTCAGCCGATGAGAGGCGACACCTACCGCCAGGTCCTCGACCTCTGGCTAGAACGCTGCCAGGTCCGCGACGCCAACGGAGCCGCGGTCCACCTCACTCCGCACCAATGGCGCCACACTCTCGGTACCCGGCTGATCAACCGCGACGTCCCACAGGAGGTGGTCCGCCGAATCCTCGACCACGACTCCCATGAGATGACGGCCCACTACGCCCGGCTGCACGACACCACCATCCGCCGCCACTGGGAGGCCGCACGCAAAGTCAACATCGGCGGCGAGCAGGTCGTCCTGGACCCCGACGGACCTCTGGCCGAGGCGGCTTGGGCGAAACAGCGCGTCGGACGCGCCTCCCAGGCGCTGCCCAACGGCTACTGCTCCCTGCCCGTGGTCAAGACCTGTCCGCACGCCAACTCCTGTCTGACCTGCCCGATGTTCGTCACCACCGCCGAATTCCTACCCCAGCACCGCCGACAACGCACCGAAGTCCTCCAGATCATCGCCGCCGCTGAAGCCCGCGGACAACAGCGTCTGGTGGAGATGAACCGCCAGGTTTTGACCAACCTCGAGAACATCATCACCTCGCTTGACGAGGACGCCGACGAGAACGACGCACGAGGACAGATAGCCGATGCGAGCTGA
- a CDS encoding DUF6262 family protein — protein sequence MRADNTAHLITSARTRHELTRAKAIRALRKLDTAEHPVTFEALARAAGVSRSWLYTQPDIRAEIQRLRDLDRRPLPKPATTGQRGSDASLARRLEIALARNRELTADNQRLRRQLATAIGHLRAAGIAAEP from the coding sequence ATGCGAGCTGACAACACCGCCCACCTGATCACCTCGGCCCGCACACGTCACGAACTGACCAGGGCGAAGGCGATACGGGCCCTGCGTAAGCTCGACACCGCCGAGCACCCGGTCACCTTCGAGGCACTGGCCCGCGCCGCCGGCGTCTCACGGTCCTGGCTCTACACCCAGCCCGACATCCGAGCCGAGATCCAGCGCCTGCGCGATCTCGACCGCCGCCCGCTGCCCAAGCCGGCAACCACCGGCCAGCGCGGCAGCGACGCCTCCCTGGCCCGCCGCCTCGAGATCGCACTGGCCCGCAACCGTGAACTGACCGCCGATAACCAACGCCTGCGCCGCCAGCTCGCCACCGCCATCGGACACCTGCGCGCCGCAGGCATCGCCGCGGAACCATAG
- a CDS encoding MerR family transcriptional regulator: protein MGRAAEILGVTPDFLRSLDEAKLITPQRSPGGHRRYSRYQLRIAARAREMLDAGTALEAACRIIILEDQLEEARHINARLQKP from the coding sequence ATGGGACGGGCCGCGGAGATCCTGGGAGTGACCCCGGACTTCCTGCGCAGCCTGGACGAGGCGAAGCTCATCACCCCCCAACGCTCACCCGGCGGACACCGCCGCTACTCGCGCTACCAGCTGCGCATCGCCGCCCGCGCCCGCGAGATGCTCGATGCGGGAACCGCTCTGGAAGCCGCCTGCCGCATCATCATCCTCGAAGACCAACTCGAAGAAGCCCGGCACATCAACGCCAGACTTCAAAAGCCCTGA
- a CDS encoding Txe/YoeB family addiction module toxin → MKLTFTERAWEDYLWWLAQDRATLKRINRLIEDAKRDPFDGIGKPEPLKHTLAGAWSRRITEEHRLVYLPQDDQITIIAARYHYE, encoded by the coding sequence GTGAAACTCACGTTCACCGAGCGCGCCTGGGAAGACTACCTCTGGTGGCTAGCCCAGGACCGCGCAACCCTCAAACGGATCAATCGACTGATCGAGGATGCGAAACGCGACCCGTTCGACGGCATCGGCAAGCCCGAGCCGCTCAAGCACACCCTCGCGGGCGCTTGGTCACGGCGAATCACCGAGGAACACCGACTCGTCTACCTCCCGCAAGACGACCAGATCACCATCATCGCGGCCCGCTACCACTACGAGTAG
- a CDS encoding type II toxin-antitoxin system Phd/YefM family antitoxin, whose amino-acid sequence MSVTASEARRRLFPLIEEVNDNAEAVEIVSRSGSAYLVPAAEYEAWRTTAHLFAAPANARHLLESYNQATSGDTQVHELIDPEAGNAR is encoded by the coding sequence ATGTCCGTCACCGCGAGCGAGGCGCGCCGCCGGCTGTTCCCCCTGATCGAGGAAGTCAACGACAACGCCGAAGCTGTCGAGATCGTCTCCCGCTCCGGGAGCGCCTACCTCGTCCCGGCCGCCGAATACGAGGCATGGCGCACCACAGCGCACTTGTTCGCCGCACCCGCCAACGCACGCCACCTGCTCGAGTCGTATAACCAGGCGACCAGCGGAGACACACAGGTCCACGAGCTGATCGACCCGGAGGCCGGGAACGCTCGGTGA
- a CDS encoding SigE family RNA polymerase sigma factor, with the protein MREADEEGFHEFVASRWPRLVRLALGLTGDLHLAEDLVQTALAKVYASWRRVRQAEDLDGYVYRVLCNANNDRFRKRRVVEDYRVLMSEPGEPDETATVEERAALWAALAELAPKQRAAVLLRYFEDLSEAQTAAVLGVSIGTVKSQTSDALRRLRTSSHLTDGGSR; encoded by the coding sequence GTGCGAGAAGCGGACGAGGAGGGATTCCATGAGTTCGTGGCCAGCCGCTGGCCGAGGCTGGTGCGTCTAGCCCTCGGGCTCACAGGGGATCTTCATCTGGCCGAGGACCTGGTACAGACGGCACTGGCTAAGGTGTACGCCTCGTGGAGGCGGGTGCGGCAAGCCGAGGATCTCGACGGCTACGTCTATCGGGTTCTTTGCAACGCCAACAACGACCGGTTCCGCAAACGCCGGGTGGTCGAGGACTACCGTGTGCTGATGTCCGAGCCTGGGGAACCGGACGAGACCGCGACCGTGGAAGAGCGTGCTGCCTTGTGGGCGGCGCTGGCCGAGCTCGCGCCCAAACAGCGCGCAGCGGTACTGCTGCGCTACTTCGAGGATCTCAGCGAGGCGCAGACCGCCGCCGTTCTCGGTGTGTCGATCGGCACCGTCAAGAGCCAGACCTCGGATGCCTTGCGCCGGCTGCGCACAAGCTCGCACTTGACGGATGGAGGCTCGCGATGA